The Betaproteobacteria bacterium genome includes a window with the following:
- a CDS encoding AI-2E family transporter translates to MTPSPRKLRIEQIVGVTLVALLTIGTLYFLSPFLPAILYAVILAVSTWPVFEWLRNHLRGSSTAAAAVMTTFFAALLVVPIVFLSVRLVDDVPPLVDAAKQLFAHGLPMAPGWLATVPVVGETLTARWNVLAQDTQALGETLRPWIGKGGEILLGTGAHLGSAIVQLLVSLLVAFFLYQDGAPLVRNLTAIVERVGGTRGPRLLRAAGSTMRAVVYGILGAAIVQGLLATFGLWLAGVQGWLFLGVVGGFLALIPVGLINLELLAASAWLFFQGENGWGIFLLLWTLLVVANADSVIRSAIISRGANLPISVVLLGLLGGIATAGILGLFVGATVVGVFFTMIREWAIEPAEAALVTAADPGMKG, encoded by the coding sequence ATGACCCCGTCTCCCCGCAAGCTGCGCATCGAGCAGATCGTTGGCGTCACGCTGGTTGCGCTGCTCACTATCGGCACGCTCTATTTCCTCAGCCCATTCCTGCCGGCGATCCTGTATGCGGTTATTCTGGCAGTGTCGACGTGGCCGGTGTTCGAGTGGTTGCGCAACCATCTGCGGGGCAGCTCGACTGCGGCGGCAGCCGTGATGACGACGTTCTTCGCAGCGCTGCTGGTGGTGCCGATCGTATTCTTGAGCGTGCGCCTGGTGGACGACGTGCCGCCGCTCGTCGATGCAGCAAAGCAGCTCTTCGCGCACGGCCTGCCAATGGCCCCCGGCTGGCTCGCGACAGTTCCCGTGGTCGGTGAAACCCTGACCGCGCGCTGGAATGTTCTCGCGCAGGATACTCAGGCGCTCGGGGAAACGTTGCGACCATGGATCGGCAAGGGAGGCGAGATCCTGCTCGGCACGGGTGCTCACCTGGGGTCGGCCATCGTGCAGTTGCTGGTGAGCCTGCTGGTCGCGTTCTTCCTGTATCAGGACGGAGCGCCCCTCGTTCGCAATCTGACCGCCATTGTGGAGCGCGTGGGGGGCACGCGCGGTCCGCGGCTCTTGCGTGCCGCCGGCAGCACGATGCGCGCCGTGGTCTACGGCATCCTCGGCGCCGCGATCGTGCAGGGTCTGCTCGCCACCTTCGGGCTCTGGCTCGCCGGCGTTCAGGGGTGGCTCTTCCTGGGTGTGGTGGGTGGCTTTCTTGCGCTGATTCCCGTCGGACTCATCAACCTCGAACTGCTCGCCGCGTCTGCCTGGCTCTTCTTCCAGGGCGAGAACGGCTGGGGCATCTTTCTGCTCCTGTGGACACTGCTGGTGGTCGCGAATGCCGACAGCGTCATCCGCTCCGCCATCATCAGCCGCGGCGCCAATCTTCCCATCAGCGTCGTGCTGCTCGGCCTGCTCGGCGGAATCGCCACGGCAGGCATCCTCGGCCTTTTCGTCGGTGCGACGGTGGTCGGAGTATTCTTCACCATGATT